In Stomoxys calcitrans chromosome 2, idStoCalc2.1, whole genome shotgun sequence, the following proteins share a genomic window:
- the LOC106088266 gene encoding protein unc-45 homolog B: MTSSNATDDTGAEALTYKDKGNQAFKDGKWEEAVQFYTKAIKKGDKHKELPIFYKNRAAAYLKESKWQLALEDCNESLKLAPKDPKALFRRAQAYEGLEKFGEAYKDATDLFKADPGNQSVQPMLKRLHLIVQEKAAENARTTTKVQQMMELAFDVATPIEKRRTAANNLLVLAKEEVGADLLYKAGCFTKIASITKIEKDLEIYVSFVRVVAELCNRSNQRTKAVLTELGVPWFMRVLDHKHEERVSAAQYCLQTIINSLSGMDIKPESKPNKELVKENYKEIDTLLSCLLYSITDRTISGPARDAVIELLTRNVHYTALEWAERLVELRGLFRLLDVCSELEEYKYESSMDITSSSRTIASVCLARIFENMYYDQLKEKFMEQIDEYIKDKLLSPDLESKVRVTVAITSLLLGPLDVGNQIVGREGILQMILAMATTDDLLQQKVACECIYAAASKKDKAKALCSGGVDILKKLYHSKDDGIRVRALVGLCKIGSYGGEDAAIRPFADGATLKLAEACRRFLIKPGKDKDIRKWAADGLAYLTLDAEVKEKLIDHKPAIHALIDLARTGDQSCLYGVVTTFVNLCNAYEKQEVVPEMIELAKFAKMHIPEEHELDDPDFVQKRITVLANEGITTALVALSKTESDNSKELIARVLNAVCGLQELRGKVVQDGGVKCLLKLALEGTEKGKRHGSQALARIGITINPEVAFAGQRSLDVIRPLLNLLHQDCSALENFESLMALTNLAAMNESVRQRIVEEQGLTKIEFYLMENHLLLTRASAQCLCNMVLSDTVVQKFEGENDRVKFMALLCEEEDEETVKACAGSLAILTSVSKKCVNKILQVKSWLEILHILIANPSPDVQHRGTVVILNMINSGEDVARQLFETDIMELLSGLSQLPDDSRAKARQVALECLQAAERYKLIEKAES, translated from the exons ATGACTAGCTCTAATGCAACAGATGATACTGGGGCGGAGGCCCTAACCTACAAAGATAAAGGCAATCAGGCTTTCAAAGATGGCAAATGGGAGGAGGCAGTGCAATTCTACACAAAAGCCATTAAAAAGGGAGACAAACACAAGGAATTgccaattttttacaaaaacagaGCAGCGGCCTATCTGAAGGAATCCAAATGGCAGTTGGCTTTGGAAGATTGCAATGAATCGCTGAAGCTGGCACCCAAGGATCCCAAGGCTTTGTTTAGGCGTGCCCAGGCCTATGAGGGTCTGGAAAAGTTCGGCGAAGCCTATAAGGATGCCACCGATCTGTTCAAAGCCGATCCAGGCAATCAATCGGTGCAGCCTATGTTGAAGAGACTACATTTGATTGTTCAGGAAAAGGCAGCGGAAAATGCTCGAACCACAACCAAGGTACAGCAAATGATGGAATTGGCTTTCGATGTTGCAACACCTATCGAAAAGAGACGCACGGCTGCCAATAATCTATTGGTTTTGGCCAAGGAAGAAGTGGGTGCCGATTTACTTTACAAAGCTGGATGCTTTACCAAGATTGCCTCCATTACAAAGATAGAAAAGGATCTTGAGATCTATGTGAGTTTTGTGAGAGTTGTGGCCGAATTGTGCAATCGTTCTAATCAGCGCACCAAGGCAGTGTTAACAGAATTGGGAGTTCCCTGGTTTATGCGTGTGCTTGACCATAAGCATGAGGAACGTGTGTCAGCTGCCCAGTATTGTttgcagaccataataaattcCCTTTCGGGCATGGACATAAAGCCAGAAAGCAAACCCAACAAGGAACTGGTAAAGGAAAATTACAAAGAAATCGATACCCTACTCTCCTGCCTGCTGTACAGTATTACCGATCGAACCATTTCTGGTCCGGCTCGTGATGCCGTCATTGAATTGCTGACAAGAAACGTGCACTACACGGCCTTGGAGTGGGCAGAGCGTTTGGTGGAACTGAGAGGTCTTTTCCGTTTGTTGGATGTTTGCTCTGAGTTGGAGGAATACAAATATGAAAGCTCTATGGATATTACATCATCCTCGCGTACCATTGCTTCAGTGTGTTTGGCTCGCATATTCGAGAACATGTACTATGACCAGCTTAAGGAGAAGTTTATGGAGCAAATTGATGAATACATCAAGGACAAGCTGTTGTCACCAGACTTGGAATCCAAGGTGAGGGTGACAGTGGCCATTACTTCATTGCTGTTGGGACCACTGGATGTGGGCAATCAAATTGTGGGCCGAGAAG GTATTTTGCAAATGATTTTGGCCATGGCCACCACTGATGATCTGCTGCAGCAGAAAGTGGCCTGCGAATGCATCTATGCTGCTGCCTCCAAGAAGGATAAGGCCAAGGCCCTGTGCTCTGGTGGTGTTGATATACTCAAGAAACTCTATCACTCCAAGGATGATGGCATTCGTGTGCGTGCCCTGGTGGGTCTTTGCAAAATTGGCAGCTATGGCGGTGAAGATGCCGCTATACGACCCTTTGCTGATGGTGCCACCCTTAAGTTGGCCGAAGCCTGCCGACGTTTCCTCATCAAGCCAGGCAAAGACAAGGACATTCGCAAATGGGCCGCCGATGGTCTGGCCTACTTGACCCTGGATGCTGAGGTCAAAGAGAAGCTTATCGACCACAAACCCGCTATTCATGCCCTCATTGATTTGGCCCGCACCGGAGATCAGTCTTGTTTGTATGGTGTGGTCACCACCTTTGTCAATTTGTGTAATGCCTATGAAAAACAGGAAGTGGTGCCGGAAATGATAGAATTGGCCAAATTCGCCAAAATGCATATACCCGAGGAACATGAATTGGATGATCCGGATTTCGTGCAGAAACGCATAACGGTGCTGGCCAATGAGGGTATTACCACCGCCTTAGTGGCCTTGTCGAAAACGGAAAGTGATAACTCCAAGGAGCTAATTGCTAGGGTGCTCAACGCTGTTTGTGGCCTTCAGGAGCTGCGTGGTAAGGTTGTCCAGGATGGTGGTGTTAAATGTCTGCTCAAATTAGCCTTGGAAGGCACTGAGAAGGGCAAACGTCATGGCAGCCAAGCTTTGGCTCGCATTGGTATTACCATCAACCCCGAGGTGGCCTTTGCTGGTCAACGCAGTTTGGATGTCATAAGGCCTTTGTTGAATTTATTGCATCAGGATTGCAGCGCTTTGGAGAACTTCGAATCCCTTATGGCTCTCACCAATTTGGCGGCCATGAATGAAAGTGTACGCCAAAGGATAGTCGAGGAGCAGGGCCTAACGAAAATCGAGTTCTATTTAATGGAGAATCATTTGCTGCTAACCCGCGCCTCTGCCCAGTGCCTGTGTAACATGGTATTATCCGATACGGTGGTGCAGAAGTTTGAGGGTGAAAACGATCGTGTCAAATTTATGGCTTTGCTGTGCGAAGAAGAGGACGAGGAAACGGTAAAAGCCTGTGCTGGTTCGCTGGCCATTCTAACTTCGGTCTCCAAGAAGTGtgttaacaaaatattgcaaGTCAAGTCTTGGCTGGAAATCTTGCACATTCTCATTGCCAATCCCAGTCCCGATGTACAACATCGTGGCACCGTTGTAATCTTGAATATGATAAACTCGGGCGAAGATGTTGCCCGACAACTTTTCGAGACTGACATCATGGAATTGTTAAGTGGCCTCTCCCAGTTGCCCGATGATAGCCGTGCCAAAGCCAGACAGGTGGCTTTGGAATGTCTACAGGCTGCAGAGCGCTACAAGCTCATCGAGAAGGCCGAAAGTTAA
- the LOC106088267 gene encoding zinc transporter 7, which translates to MLPLTHRDRSNFLYRIKETLNSWKRLIFSDKNSRNLFLFLLLNLSFAFVELFYGIWTNSLGLISDSFHMFFDCTGLLAGLAASVITKWKANERFSYGYVRAEVLAGFVNSLFLIFVAFFILSEGVERLIEPPEVKHERLFVVSVLGLLVNLVGIYAFNHGGHGHSHGGGGGGHGHSHGGGGHGHSHSHVNHHMDTNNHHSISLDDGHGHSHSHGHSHGDDMGGSNSQIMRGVFLHILADTLGSVGVIISAVLMHLFGWMIADPICSIFISVLIILSVMSLIKESIYVLMQRQPVGLDRLLPQCYQKVTGLAGVYAVQEPHFWTLCSDTYVGAIKLEVARNIDPKYVVTHARMIFESIGVKQVYIQLDYV; encoded by the exons ATGCTTCCCCTAACACACCGAGATCGCAGCAATTTCCTGTATCGCATTAAGGAAACACTGAACAGTTGGAAACGGTTGATATTCTCAGACAAAAATTCCAGGAATTTATTCCTTTTTTTACTGCTAAATTTGAGTTTCGCCTTTGTTGAATTATTCTATGGCATATGGACCAACAGTTTAG GTCTGATATCGGACTCGTTTCACATGTTCTTCGATTGCACGGGTCTTTTGGCAGGTCTGGCAGCTTCGGTCATTACTAAATGGAAGGCAAATGAACGCTTCTCCTATGGTTATGTTAGAGCGGAAGTATTGGCTGGCTTTgtcaatagtttatttttgatatttgtggCATTCTTTATATTGTCAGAAGGAGTGGAACGTCTAATAGAACCGCCAGAAGTTAAACATGAACGACTCTTTGTGGTCTCTGTTTTGGGATTGCTAGTCAATCTCGTGGGTATATATGCCTTCAATCATGGCGGCCATGGCCATTCGcatggaggaggaggaggaggccaTGGTCATTCACATGGTGGAGGCGGTCATGGCCATTCCCATTCGCATGTCAATCATCATATGGATACAAATAATCATCACTCCATTTCTCTGGATGATG GTCATGGCCATTCACATTCCCATGGTCATTCGCATGGCGATGACATGGGCGGAAGTAATTCACAGATAATGCGCGGTGTCTTCCTTCACATATTGGCCGATACTTTGGGATCGGTTGGTGTCATTATATCGGCAGTATTAATGCATTTGTTTGGTTGGATGATAGCAGATCCCATATGTTCCATTTTCATATCGGTGCTTATAATTTTGTCCGTTATGAGCCTCATTAAAGAATCCATATACGTTCTGATGCAACGTCAGCCAGTTGGTCTGGATCGTCTATTACCTCAATGTTACCAAAAAGTCACCGGTTTGGCTGGTGTCTATGCTGTGCAAGAGCCCCATTTCTGGACTTTATGTTCTGATACCTATGTGGGTGCCATAAAATTGGAAGTAGCCCGAAATATCGATCCAAAATATGTTGTAACACATGCCCGCATGATATTCGAATCGATAGGTGTGAAACAGGTCTACATACAACTGGACTACGTGTGA